The DNA window CCGCGGCGGCCCGTCTGGCGAGCGCGCTGGCGACCTCGGAGTACAGGAGTCCGGGGGCGGTCAGGTCGTGCGCGCCCAGGATGCCGGCCGCGCGCGCGGAGTGCTCCTCATCGCACACCCACTTCACCGCGACCGACGCGTCCACGACCAGCAGGGTCACCTTGCGTCACGGTCCTCGCGGATCAGCTCGGTGCTGTCGGTCTTCTGCGGGCCGGTGCGCGCCCGCTCGGCGGCGGCGACCTTGAGGAACTCCTCGCGCGAGTAGGGCACCGACGACTCGATGATGCGCTTGGCGACCGCCTGCAGCGATGTCCCCTCGGCCGCTGCGCGCTCTTTCAGCTTCTCGACCACGAGCGGGTCGACCCCCCGGATCAGGATGTCGGGCATGGCGGTCCGGTTCCTCTCGCGCGGCGGGTGATAGCAACATGCTAGCACCTCGCGCAAGAGCCGTGCCGGCACCGTAGCCGCCGCGTGTGAGCGTTGACTGACCGGGATTGAAACGCGCAGGCCCCGCCTGCTACAGCCGCAGCTCCATGCGCTTGTGGGGGAGGTGCGTCTCCTCGCTGTTGAACAGCCCGCCGACCTCGACGAACCCGAACTTCCGGTAGAACTCGATCGACATCAGGCGCGCGTTGAGCCACACGAGCCCGGCGCCTTCGCCCCGTGCGCGGTCGACGAGCTCGCGGACGATCGCACTACCCACACCGCCGCGGCGCAGGGTGGGGTCGACGCACATGAAGCGGATCCGCGCGGTCCCGTCGCGGCCCATGACGAGTCGGCCGTAGCCGAAGACCTGCGGCCCGTTGACCGCGACGAGGTGGCGCACGTCGGGGTCGCGGTCGTCCCAGTCCGCCTCGAACGGCATGCCGATCGGCTCGCGCAGCACGGCGTGGCGCAGGAAGCGCACCTGGTCGAAGATCGGGTCGTCGGGGGTCGTGAAGACGTAGTTCACGGGCGGGTCCTTCTCGCCGGGGCGCCCATGGTAGCGCGCAGACGCGCGCGCGGGGTGTCGCTCACCGCCGCATCCGCGCCGCTCAGGGGATGCGAGAGGCTCGACAGACGTCCATGCGAGCATAGCGGACCGGAGCGGTTCCGCTGCGCCCGCCCCCCTCTGGCACGCCCTCCGCTAC is part of the Actinomycetota bacterium genome and encodes:
- a CDS encoding GNAT family N-acetyltransferase; translated protein: MLAWTSVEPLASPERRGCGGERHPARASARYHGRPGEKDPPVNYVFTTPDDPIFDQVRFLRHAVLREPIGMPFEADWDDRDPDVRHLVAVNGPQVFGYGRLVMGRDGTARIRFMCVDPTLRRGGVGSAIVRELVDRARGEGAGLVWLNARLMSIEFYRKFGFVEVGGLFNSEETHLPHKRMELRL